The following proteins are encoded in a genomic region of Dokdonia donghaensis DSW-1:
- a CDS encoding OmpA family protein has protein sequence MKQRLLKSLLASIMCLLCFTVTAQEGKVREATENFDQYAFVDARNLYLRVAERGFRSPEVLKKLGDAYYLTADYKQAAKWYGELLGSESDTLVANAEYYFRYAQSLKSMKRYDLADTQMDIFNRLNGDDSRAERYVAERDYLKEIEAQSGRYTIGKVSFNSELQDFGPSYYGEDLVFSSNREVATGDYIHDWNDQPFLDLFVVRDTETNDPTINRLSDEINTPYHESTSVFTENGDVVYFTRNNYSKKTKLKRDEDGTTKLKLYVSEKSNDGWSVPVELPFNSDEFSTAHPALSPEEDILYFASDRPGTKGLSDLWMVTINGDGSYGEPVNLGDRINTEGRETFPFISSDNKLFYASDGHLGLGGLDIFVSKLDAAGSIGDSYNVGKPVNSSADDFGLILNEELGTGYFASSRATGLGNDDIYSFERKQKLLTNCAQNITGVTKDVKTDRILPQATVELRNIANEVVGTKISDNAGRFSFPDVDCNTSYIVRASKSLYEPAEAIVNTTSEVGLVLNRDLYLKPPLKIELGDDLAKTLELNPIYFDFDKHNIRPDAALELEKVIAVMREYPSLKIDVRSHTDSRAPDAYNMSLSQRRNVSTIRYIVDQGGISMSRLTGRGYGETQLTNACGNGIECTEEEHQLNRRSEFIIVAK, from the coding sequence ATGAAACAAAGATTACTAAAGAGCTTACTAGCATCAATAATGTGTTTGCTGTGCTTTACTGTTACGGCACAAGAGGGTAAGGTACGGGAAGCGACTGAAAATTTTGATCAATATGCCTTTGTAGATGCTCGTAATTTATATTTACGAGTTGCAGAGAGAGGTTTTAGATCACCAGAGGTTTTAAAGAAACTAGGTGATGCCTATTATCTCACTGCCGATTATAAGCAGGCTGCAAAGTGGTATGGTGAACTTTTAGGTTCAGAAAGTGATACGCTTGTTGCAAATGCTGAGTATTACTTTAGATATGCTCAGTCCCTTAAGAGTATGAAGCGCTATGACCTGGCAGATACTCAAATGGATATTTTTAATAGGTTAAATGGAGATGATTCTCGAGCAGAGCGTTATGTAGCCGAGCGTGATTACTTAAAGGAAATCGAAGCACAGTCTGGTAGATATACCATTGGGAAGGTTTCTTTTAACAGTGAGCTTCAAGATTTTGGTCCTAGTTACTATGGTGAGGATCTTGTTTTTTCTTCAAATCGCGAAGTGGCTACTGGAGACTACATACACGATTGGAACGATCAACCTTTTTTAGATCTTTTTGTTGTAAGAGATACAGAGACTAATGATCCTACTATTAATCGTTTATCAGATGAGATAAACACTCCTTATCACGAGAGTACTTCTGTGTTTACAGAAAATGGAGATGTTGTTTACTTTACAAGAAATAACTATTCAAAGAAGACAAAGTTAAAGAGAGATGAGGATGGTACGACAAAGTTAAAGCTATATGTGAGTGAAAAATCTAATGATGGTTGGTCTGTTCCTGTAGAGCTTCCTTTTAATAGTGATGAGTTTTCTACTGCACACCCTGCTTTAAGTCCTGAAGAAGATATTTTATACTTTGCCTCAGATAGGCCTGGTACAAAAGGCTTAAGTGATTTATGGATGGTAACCATTAATGGGGATGGTAGTTATGGTGAGCCTGTAAATCTAGGCGATCGTATCAATACCGAGGGTAGAGAGACGTTTCCTTTTATCAGTTCAGATAACAAGCTTTTTTATGCTTCAGATGGGCATCTTGGTTTAGGAGGTCTTGATATTTTTGTTAGTAAGTTAGACGCGGCTGGTAGTATAGGAGATTCTTACAATGTAGGTAAGCCTGTAAATAGTAGTGCAGATGATTTTGGGTTGATATTAAACGAGGAACTTGGCACGGGTTATTTTGCCTCTAGCAGGGCTACAGGTCTTGGTAATGATGACATTTATAGTTTTGAGCGTAAACAAAAGTTGCTTACTAATTGTGCTCAGAATATTACAGGAGTTACAAAGGATGTAAAGACCGATAGGATACTTCCTCAAGCTACGGTAGAGTTACGCAATATTGCAAATGAAGTTGTAGGGACAAAAATAAGCGACAATGCGGGACGTTTTAGTTTTCCAGATGTAGATTGTAATACATCATACATAGTGCGTGCTAGTAAGTCTTTATATGAGCCAGCAGAGGCTATAGTCAATACCACATCAGAGGTGGGGCTAGTTTTAAACAGAGATTTATACTTAAAACCACCATTAAAGATAGAGTTAGGAGACGATCTTGCAAAAACACTAGAGCTTAATCCTATCTACTTTGATTTTGATAAACATAACATTCGTCCAGATGCTGCATTAGAGCTTGAGAAGGTTATCGCAGTAATGAGGGAGTACCCAAGTCTTAAGATCGATGTGCGATCACATACAGACAGTAGAGCGCCAGATGCTTATAATATGAGTCTATCTCAGCGTAGAAATGTATCTACAATACGATACATAGTAGATCAGGGCGGTATTAGTATGTCCCGACTTACTGGTAGGGGATATGGAGAGACCCAACTTACTAATGCTTGTGGTAATGGTATAGAATGTACAGAAGAGGAGCACCAACTTAACAGAAGGTCTGAATTTATTATAGTGGCAAAATAA
- a CDS encoding type IX secretion system membrane protein PorP/SprF has protein sequence MKKCFNTIFVVSLLILTLSTVQLNAQQDAQYTQYMYNTLSINPAYAGSRGGVSVLGLHRSQWVGLDGAPRTQTASIHSPIGDSQRVGLGLNIVQDDIFITSETYVDLAFSYSIPTSDIGKLSFGLKGGVHLLDVNYSEASPFQNGDALIQNNIDNQFSPQIGVGLFYSTDRFYAGLSAPNLLETDHFDDSQNTNDPNATYLATERINYYLTSGYVFDITPDFKLKPAAIAKWVSGAPLQVDVTANALLYDRLTLGAAYRWSAALSGLVGFQVTDSLMIGFAYDRETTELQQFNDGSYEVFLRFEILKKPKRLISPRFF, from the coding sequence ATGAAAAAATGTTTTAACACTATATTTGTTGTGTCATTGCTCATTTTAACCCTGAGTACAGTTCAGTTAAATGCCCAGCAAGACGCACAGTATACACAGTATATGTATAATACGTTAAGTATTAACCCTGCTTATGCGGGTTCACGTGGTGGTGTTAGTGTGCTGGGTCTTCACAGAAGTCAGTGGGTTGGTCTGGACGGCGCACCTCGTACACAAACCGCTTCTATTCATTCTCCTATAGGAGACTCTCAGCGTGTAGGTTTAGGTCTTAATATCGTTCAAGATGATATTTTTATCACCAGTGAGACCTATGTAGACCTTGCCTTTAGTTACTCAATACCTACATCAGATATTGGTAAGCTTAGTTTTGGATTAAAAGGTGGGGTACATTTATTAGATGTAAACTATTCAGAGGCTTCGCCATTTCAGAATGGTGATGCGCTTATTCAGAATAATATAGACAATCAGTTTTCTCCTCAAATAGGAGTGGGGTTATTTTATTCTACAGATCGTTTTTATGCTGGTTTAAGTGCTCCAAATTTATTGGAGACCGATCACTTTGATGATAGCCAAAACACGAACGATCCTAATGCTACCTATCTCGCTACCGAGCGTATTAACTACTACCTCACTTCAGGTTATGTTTTTGATATTACTCCAGACTTTAAGTTAAAACCTGCTGCTATTGCAAAGTGGGTATCTGGAGCACCATTACAAGTAGACGTTACCGCAAATGCTTTGTTATACGATAGATTAACCTTAGGTGCTGCTTATAGGTGGAGTGCTGCTTTGAGTGGTCTTGTAGGTTTTCAAGTGACAGATAGTTTAATGATAGGCTTTGCTTATGATCGTGAGACTACCGAGTTGCAACAGTTTAACGACGGTAGTTACGAGGTGTTTTTAAGGTTTGAGATTTTAAAGAAACCTAAGCGTTTGATTTCCCCTAGATTCTTCTAA